In the Cryptococcus depauperatus CBS 7841 chromosome 4, complete sequence genome, TTACAAAAGTCACAAGCGCCGCCTCGCGCCAACATGTTGGCGCGAGACGTAGCTTTGCGTTTCATAGCCGAATGCTGCAGATTCGGATCAATGACCATGCTCCCAGAAGTTGCATTGGCTTCAGCTTGAGCAGCTGCTTCAGCCGcttcagcagcagcagctcCTTCCGCAAGCGTTTCAATCTGCCCGTCCTGTGCCGCTAGACCTTGAGCAACGTCCGTCTCTCCAAAAAGTGTCTGTAGCGCCGAGGCGGCATCAGCCTCTCTAGATGTGTCGGATTCATGAGGGAGCGGCCCCAGGTAGTGTTCTTTGTGATAACCATAAACATTCGCTGCTGTCTCGTCGTGCGGAAGAGGATTCTCTGCACCACCAACAGGCCGACTTGACATAGGCCCCAAAGGTGTATCGTATCTTGGATCGTACGGCATTTGTACTTGATGGAATCAAACTTGCTGATAAGATAAAGATAACAAGAGGAATGACggaggaaaaagatgaactCCGAAAAAATACTAGAGCGAGCTATGGAAGCCGCTTTAGAtaaattacgtaatattcTTAGCGTAATCTTTTACAATCACCGATGGTTGTTTTTTAAATTCAGGCACGAGTGGAGGCAGTATCTGCTAATGCTGctattttttatttccatcttgaatttatcttttgaattATCACAAACTTGGCCATTCTATATCAAAAACTGGGCCAACAATGGACGAACGAAGCTGATCAGTATTACCGCTGTATAATTCCATTAGTGACACCTCAAAATTACCTACTGGACTGGCGTCTAGGATTTTGGATGGCGATTTGACTGCGATGGCAGCCTTATCACTTCGCGCAGAATCTCCTTCCGTCTACAACTTCGTGGCTTCATCTGGTTCTGATACTGCGAAGCTATCTTTTTCAACGGTTCTTTCTCTCTGCATCTGCGCTGCATCCCTTGCAATTACAGCCGTAGTAATGTTTGTACTCTTTCGAATATGGGTAAGGAGAAGAAACAGGCAACTAGCAGATCGGCTTTCGCAGCTTGGTGACGGCGAAGGTCAGCTTGGAAAATCTGAAAATGATGTGGCCTCGCCAGAGATGTGGGAGATTGAGGTAAattatgaagaagatttgatCAATGTAGGTCGCTTTCGTGATAAATCTTGCTGAATAAACATAGCCTCTTGCTCTCCAATACTGCCATGTGAAAAACATTGATggttctttttcttcttcttattCCTCTCTGTCGCTCACAGTACTTGTCGCCCTCCCTTCTCCTCCTCAGGCCCCTGCTGCCCAGGATTTACCAGAACTTGTTCTGGCGACTACGGCATTCAGGTCATCATATCTTTCAGAGATCAAACCGATCAGAAGTGTCGACAGTACGAATAGATGCGTTGAACATCAAGAGCATTGGATGCCAACTGCGATGTAGGATGGTCGCAAGACAGTCGTTTGGGATACCAGTTTTATACGGTCATTGCATTTGGGACTGGCGCCGGTTTATTGCGTTGTATGTGTGTATTTTTATGTTGTCTGACTGCTTGGAAGCGTGAGATTACAAACTTGCTTCTTTGTTGGGTCCTGTTGACGCTTTTGAAATTACAAGACTTTCAATACACCCAGGTATTGGGAATCGTATAGTACAGCTCCACCCTCACTAACCCAACTAAAGCTACAATATCAGTTTTTACAAATGAAACTACTAATCAACTCTGACATTTTAGAGACCTATAGCACCGTTGGGTGGTGCAGTAAGGCCAGACACAAGTGCTAAATCTCAGTACAATTTTGTAACTTTCATTTCAGTTTCTAAAACGAAGAACCCTTTTCTATCAAGATACGAAATTTTTCGCTAGAAAaacttgggtagtagagCCAAACTTGATCGTAGAAATTATCGCTCGCGGTGTCTATAGCCTATCGTTTGTCAGTAGAAGTAGCTTTTCACTTGGGGATAACACCTGAGCTTGACCTTGTGTCTAGAGATAAAATCATGTTGTCTTGACAACAATCCATTCAAAAGAAGGTATTACTGAGGCATAAATTCAGAAATGAGCTGAACCAAGCCCTTCCGCTGCATCTTTGGCCTGGGTTTACCCACACCTCACCCTAGAGTCACTGGCAATCAAGATATTGACAGTCCAACTCTTGATACTTCACTCTTAGTCATGGCCGCATCAATCTCTATTACATCATCAAAATCGTTCAAGGCAGAGTATTTACAGTCTATACTTGGCAGCTCAGATCTGCGTGGAGGATCTGCTTGCCTATGAGACTTTGTTTGTGTCTGACGGGGATTTTCTACTGGCATAAATACTGTGTTGGGTGCTCCTTTATCTCACCCATGATTTCCTTCTCACGTCTCTAGTCATATCTCGTTCTCTCGTCAATTTCTCGGCACTTGTTCCCAACACTCGTCGGTTGTCATCGCCCAGATTATCCAGTTGTGGATCTGTGTCTGTGGCAAGTTCAGAGCCTGTTGGTAAGATAGAATCACTTTCCCGAGTAGAAGAGAATTGCTCAGATTGACTTGACTGAGGCTGATTCGGTTCAGACTGACCTGAATCAAGCTGAGAGATCTGTTGACTACATTCTCTCGACAGGTCCATTCTTTCAAACTGCTCTGGAATATCATAGACATGTGTAGAGTTAGTATTCTCGTATTCTCTTCCCGAGGTGATCTGGATACTGACCAAGCTCAGTCCTTTTTGTGGTGCTCACTCGTTTAAGCCAAgaaccttttcaatcccAGTCAACGCATTAAAGGCCAGTTATCAAATATACAAAATGGCAAGCCATGTTGGCGTCTTGGCTGAAAAAGGATTTATAAATTAGTAATTATGTTTCAAGTCTTGAAATGATAAGAGTTGCTTGTCGGTCACCTTTTAGAATGATACAGAATTGtatttttcaacaatcaAGCAGCAAAGACTTTTCAATACCTGCTACTTTGATTGGTGTTGTGAACAGCATCTTGAATTTAAAAAGAGGTCAATTTGGATCCGTCATATGAAAAATACAATGGCCTATTATACTATGATCTGAGTGAGAATAGCTAGACAATGGGAATGTCTTGGTTTTGGCGATTGAGATAGAATGGCCAAGTCCACCTACAGAGTTTTTGGTGGTGTTTCCTGGCCATGGGCAGTAGtatcattcaacttttatACTTGTGTGCCTTGCAAGTTGTATTACTATTCCAAGTTATTGGAAAACATTTGCCTAACCATGGCACCTTTTGAGTCAAATTTCTGGATATGTCCGTTCGTCGTTTTTCTATGCAAGCGATTTGATGCGACTCTTTGGACCGGATTCAGCAAGTTGCCGTAGAGTGGAAAAGAGTCAAGTTTCTTGGCTGATAATTACCAGTAATATATTATCTTATCGTTAGGCATCCAAACGGCAATGTCGGATATGTTGATCACTCAGTCCTGCATGGTCAGATTGTATCCATCAACATTCTTTGGATCAGTTTTTATAACTGTTCTTCCTAATACATACCCGTATATGGAGCAGGATAGTGTGTTTCTTTAGTTGCTAGAATTTCAACAGAAAAACATGTTGCCCACAAATCCGTGCTGTTAAGCTCTACTGAACCATGGCTAATGCTTCATTAATATCCCAAAGCGTGAGGAAAGGTTTTGGAGATGAACAAGTCACAAAATATTCTCTCGTAGTAGCGAGGAATACCATGGGCGCCATTGtcaaaatgagaaaaggtATTGATACGGAATTAAGCGAGGCGCGACGAGGCAAATGAGTTTGCTGAAAGGCACATGGATTGGTCTTTACTGTCTGTTGACATCTTTGGCGTAGACGTTTGTCGGTGGTATGTCTTGTAACATGATCGATTCACGGCGCTTGATTCCTTTCGTAGTGGGAATTGGCAAAGTAGCCAAAGATCAGTAAGTATACATCTTCGTTGTATTAGTCTATTGTTACAGCCTGATCGTCCTCATAATTCCCCTGTTCATGCATTGGGACCCTTTCCTCCGGGTATAAGCTAAGAGATGGTCAGTACATGAAGGCTTGGTAAATTCGACCACAAGTTCAACATAGTGGTAGGTGAAAGCTACAGAAAGACCCACCATCGCAATACTATTACCGTTAAGTAATGTATCCCCCAAATCTGTTTCTGTAGTTCCTGATGTCGTGACTTCACTATGCGATAAGTATTATGAGTACCAGCGTTTCTTTGCTGTAGATCACAGTAAGACGATGCGTACTACTCTTTGACATCTTTCAGGACCATATCTGATATAAATCAGCTCAAATCTCGGTACAACATATCTTAACAGGAGAAATGAAAGCGATACTCACTAACGTAGTCATCGAAACCCATCAAAGTCCCTGTGAATTCCCTCTCGTTCTTCATCAAGACCCAGATAGGGGAACCGATACATCTGTCAATGAGTTCGAGGGGGAGAATTGTGCTAGCCATCTTGCGATGCCTTCTCTGCctttatttttattttcaCGACTGAAAGTGATATACAGATACGAAAGAAATGTATTTATGACAGAAATACAACAGTAAAAGGCcaatattacgtaattgattttgaaagaaaaaagatatgaCAAGTACTTATCTTTCTCCCGAGTACATAACGATTGGTGTTAACTGGATCGGTAAGACATTTCCCAAAGAAGGATATAGCTACTAGCGAGATACCGttcaaggagaagagattatAAAGAACCGACATAAGAATCATTTAATATTTCTGGACACCGTTGAATATGGGTGGAACCCTCTACAGGTGTTTGTTGAGATGTGAAGACGTGATACATGATATAACTTTTACTTTGGACACTATGTGATTATTTGCCTTGCATTTGCTCTATAGATAATGATCAATATACGTTGAGCTGAGGAATACAAGCACTTACCAGCATTATGTTCTGCAAATCTCGCCCCAACTCTTTCGCTGTGTTTTAAAAATTTATCTGTACAGTTTTGAACGCAGGTTGACTATACAGAGAGATTCAGGTCAGTAACATTCTAACCAAACAGGATAAAGCACACTTCATTGGTAGAAAGAGCCTTGGTAGTAAAATCCTGGGCACATGCATTGAAGCATCTTTCTACAAGGCCAGAGTATAGGCGCATGAAatcttgcatcttttgtaGGGTATTGGTAAAACCTTGGTCAGCTTATACGATTTTGTTGAAATCATAGAAAAGGGCAGACTGACTTGCTTCTTTTCGATGACCTTGGTCATATGGGATTGTTCGGCACCGTTGAATTGAGAAAAGTCCATATTTCTAAGCTTTGAATGGATCCGTTGCTCTTGTGACAAGAATGAGGAAGACTTGTAGAAGGAAATGGTTGACTTTCAATGTCTTACGATGATTGTTGGATTGAAAcataaagatgaaaatgcATTTTGATTTGGCGGAGCACGCCGACCGTTAATAAGTATTTAAATCTTATTAATAACAATTAGTgtgtaggcttgagtgcctcactgtaattacaagTTTTATTACTTAAGGTTCTCGTAGAAACGCTTAAGGTCGaataccgcaaaactagcactggtggtgcatatgaaatgaagtatgaaagagaaactattctatctacaattatGTATTCtacgttgacggacttatccgGATTTTCTCATGTGGCAGCGTGAAGTGCTATGCACTTACACTCTCCCCCTGCTGGCACAAGTCCTCGTCCGTCTCCCATACGTTTTCCTTATCCCATCCTATTCCTGTACTCGTTATAGGCGCCTCTAAAACCTCTCATCTGGCAGGCGTGGTCCATATCCATCCATTGTCCTGAGGGACCTGAACTTGGACACACCACTCGCAATTGATCGTTCCCTCGGTGTCTTCGATGGTCTAGAATGTGGTGGATTCGGTACCGTTCTGGGCCTGTCTCTGGCAGTGGTAAGGTTAACGGCGACACCTGTCCAAACCGTGAAGACGACAGATATGGCTTTAGTAAACCAGCGTGGAACTTGCTGAACTGATCTCTGGATCCGTTCGGAAAGTCCAGTTTATAGACTGATTTTTCTTGGTAAGCCTCTATTATCTTATACGGGCCCTGGAAACGAGGAGAGAACTTAGCAGCTCGAAATCCTTTATCGGCCGCCATGAACTCTTTCATTCTATTCCGAGTATCCAGCCAAACCCAGTCTCCGGCCTTATACTTTATCTCAGATCGTCGGTGTCGGTTTGCCTGAACTGCCATACGGTGCTTGGATAGTACCAGTTTGTCTCTAGCATCAGCTATATACAattcttggttttcttgGGCAAGCTCCCACTCTGCCCTAGTCGGTACAAGGTATTCAGCTAAACTTGGGGGAGGTAATATCCCCGGTAGTGTGCGAAGACGGCGACCAAAAACAAGCTGGGCAGGAGAGTAACCTGTAGAACGTCTGACAGTATTATTCATTGCTTGCGATACTCGAGGAAGGTACATTACCCAGGTGTTGCCATGCCTATTAACCCAGTGACGCAATGCCTGAACAACAGTCTTATTTGTTCTTTCCGCAACACCATCAGTCTGAGGATGAAACGCTGTAGACATCTTCAGTTTCAATCCTTGTTGCTCGGCAAGACTTTTCCAGAACGTAGATGTAAAAAGCTTATCACGATCTGAAGTAATACTCAATGGTAAGCCATAGACCGCAACCCAGTTTTGCCAGAAGATTGTTGCCAACTCCCTTGCATTAATTGTATTCCTACATGGAATCAGTGTAACATATCCAGTCAAACGATCGGTAATCGTCAacagaaaatcaaaacctTTGCTATGAGGGAGCGGGCCTACAAAGTCCATCGCAATATCTTCAAACTTATTGCGAGGAACCGGTAAGGGATGTAGTGGACCAACGGGCTTCTGGGTAGTTGCATTCGCCTGTTGACATGACTGACATGTCTTGACGAATTCGCGGACCTCACCCAGCATGCCATCCCAGTAATAGCTCTCACGTAACAACTCGGCTGTCCTTTCTAGTCCTAAATGCGAGGCAGTTGACTCATGAGCTTGACGCATAAGGTCTACTCGGATGCTATTGACATTGGGTATACACAAACGGTTCTCGAGCAGAAGGAGCGTTCGACCGTCATGTAGAAAGGTAGTGACCCCGGGAGCTGTAGAGGTGTCAGCAAGCCATGCACGGAAAACCGGGTCGTCACCGTAGTTTTGGGCTATATGATCCAGTATCTCTGCCGATAACGTCGGTGTGTATGTCGTCAAATGGTTTAGTGATGGATCCGTTGGCGGCTCGATATTTGTAGTATGATTGTGCCGCGAAAAATAATCGGCAAGTGTATTAGTTTTGCCAGTAATATACTCGATATGAAGATCGAAATCTTTTATCGTACTAAGCCAGCGAAGCTGTCGAGAAGACAATAATTTTTTACCTAAAAACCACTTCAACGTATAATGATCTGAATAAACAACAATAGGAATACCATACAACAACGGACGCCAGTGGTTGAGAGCATGGACAACAGCCAACAACTCTCGGTCATGCACTGGGTAATTCCGTTGTGCCTTGTTCAGCGACCGAGAATCGTATGCCACAGGCTGGGCATTATCCTTATTCATACCTGTACCAATCCATGCACCAATACCGGTGTTGGAAGCGTCCGTAAAGAGGAAAACCTTTGTTTTTCCTGCCTTAACCGCATCATAGTCTATGGCAGTAAGGCAGGGGACAGTACTCACAGCGCTACGaagttcttcaaaagccatCTTCTCAGCAGGACCAAAATTCCATTTCCATCCTTTCCAAGTCTCTAATACTTTGCCATTGTTCTCCTTAAGTTGTCTCTTGTATGCCTTCTCAGCAGCAGTGTTAGGAGGTAAGGCCGCATGAAGAACGGCAGTATACTTGGTGAGGTTAGGGATAAAATCCCTAAGATAATTTACTAGACCGAGAAACGAATGCAGTTTTTTTGAGGTATCAGGCAGCGGAAACTGCTCAATACGCGCTATCTTGGATGGATCGGGAAATATCTTACCTGGCCTAAGAACATGACCTAGGAAAGACACTTCTTCCAGAAAGAACATCGATTTTTCCTGCGAGCAGCGTAATCCATTTCGACGTAAAGCCTGCAAAACTCTCACAATGTTATCATATAGGTCCTTGGCATCTTGTCCCCATACTATAATGTCATCCACATAGGCCTCACAACATTCTCCTGCAAGTCCTTGTAATGCTTCATTCATTCTGCGTTGTTGGGTGGCAGGAGCGTTTCGAATGCCTTGTGGCATGACGACCCATTCGAACAGTCCAAAAGGAGTCGTAATGGCAGTCTTGGGTATGTCCTGTTCTCTCATCAACGTCTGAAAGAAGGCATCCTTACAGTCCAGTTTAGCGAATATCTTTCCCGAGCGCGTTGCTCTTCGGAGGATGTCTTGGACGTTACCCATAGGATATACATCTGGGATGGTCGCATTGTTCAAAGCTCGGTAATCGCATACCATCCTATATTTGCCATTTCCTTTACTGACAAGGAAAACGGGCGAAGCCCACGGCGAGCTAGAGGACCTAAGACGACCTGAGTTTATGTGTTCAGCTATCATTTCCTTAAATTTGGGGAGAAGAGCTTCGGGTATGCGATACGATGAAGACTTCTTTGCTATCGCATCCGGCTTTAGGTTTATTTCAAACCGTACGCCTGACATATTTCTTATGTTTTCTGGGAAGTCCTGTACGTCTCCCAGATTATCACAAAAAACATCTCTATAGGTTCTCCTCAATTCATTGACAAATTGTTTGTGATTTGCCATGGTTGTCAGAGGCGGGGAGGAAACAACAGTTGGCGAGAGCGAAACCACTTTACCTATCTTGGATTTTTCGCCCATGCTTACATAGCCTCCATCTGCCAGTAGTCGCTTGAATGCTGGGCATCCTTCCAGCAAGCGgtgtcttttgaaaaaattCATCCCAGGATCCCATCATATGTTCCGTTTAGTTTCATCACCACGCCCGAAACTGGATACATTCTTTCTCCTATGCGGATCCTACCACTAGTAGACTGGGTGACAACCGGTCCAGCCTTTCCACCCGCCAAGACGATCCTCCTTGGTCCAACTTCGCTACTCACTCTCCATCCTGAACTTCTCACCAACGAAGGATCGAAAAACGAGGTTGCGGCTCCCGTGTCGAGAAGAAATCTAAGATTCTTCGGAGCTACTGGGACAGAGGACCTATCAGCCAGTGCAGTGGCATTGATAGTTAAGAGAGACTGAAAGAGGGCATACCGAGAGTATTCCTTCTCCGGAGTTGTCACAAATTCGCTGGCATAACCCAGCTGAATTTCCTCCGCTTCTAGTTGGAACGCTTGCCCCTTAGGTAGACGATAACTTCCCCTCTGAGGACAAGCCGAGCTAATGTGCCCAACCTGACGGCAGTTATAGCACCTGTCCCTTTTGGCCAGTTCCTCCCGGACCAGTTTCCCTTCTGGCAACGTAAGGTGTGGAAGTCTGTTTTCCTTGTCATAGTAATATTCAATGGATCTCTTCATTCCGGTTGCGGTTGGATTTTGGTCTGTTTTCTTATGGAAGGGTGGTCCTCCTTGGGGTCTCCATACCGAGGGTTTCCTCGCCTCCGGTCttgactcttcttcagttATCCTAGTGGCATGTGAATCGATGATCTCTCGTATGTCTTCCAAagttccttcttcaaacctTGGTTCCCGTAtgacttttgaaaagagatcCTTATCTATTCCACACTTGTAGAGCCAGATGACCTCCTTGTCTTCAGGATAACATGAAGTCCCCTTGAAATTTATTCGAAGAGATCGAACCATAGTGTCAAAGGTTTTCCAGTCTGCattattcttcatcttcagtcTTCCCCACCTCCTACGCTCTTCCATCATCCAACCTTTTGGGAGAGTTTCCTTTCGAAAGGCGACTACCCAGTCTTCCCAAACTGATTTTCCATCGtcttccatttccttaCCTTTCTCCTCGACCCACGTCTCCAGTTCTGTACCACTCAACGATTCGTTTGCCATATTTATGACGGATCGACGACGTTCTTCTTGGAGATCAACATCATCCAACGTTTTCAACAATCCGGTCGAATTGAGGACATTGTGAAGACGGCGTGTGTGAGAGAGAATGTCTTGAGTGTTTTTTGTATGACCAGTAAACCTCGGTACGGAAAGAGATTTGGTCTCTCCGTCAGACTTCTTGAGTCTAATCATGTTCTCCGTAAAACGTTTCTCCCACTCCTCCGTGGCTTTCCCATTACGTTTGTTCTGTTCAAACATAATTTCCATAAGGCGTTTGTCCCGTTCATCCGCGGCTTTCTTATTTTGCTTATTCTGGTCGGCCACGAATTTCATAAAGACTCCCAACATAGATTCATCAGTATTGTTGGACTCGACGCTTTCTCTGGGATCTACAGGTGCTCCCATTTCCACGTTACTTGCACTCTTTCCTCGAGTTAGAGGTGGCGTCATTTCCATTTGGAAAATAGAATTCCGTCTTTCTATATTTTTCGTGCgtagttttgaaaaagtgtaggcttgagtgcctcactgtaattacaagTTTTATTACTTAAGGTTCTCGTAGAAACGCTTAAGGTCGaataccgcaaaactagcactggtggtgcatatgaaatgaagtatgaaagagaaactattctatctacaattatGTATTCtacgttgacggacttatccgGATTTTCTCATGTGGCAGCGTGAAGTGCTATGCACTTACATagtgtaagtgcaagcacCTCACAATTAGCTTTATAAAGGTAAACCTCCACATGGATTGCCTAATTTCCAGCTTTTTTATTTGGCCATCACAAAAGAATGTGGCCATTTACTTCTACTTCAACCCAATCACCATCTCAACAACGAGAAGCCCATccagaagcagaagcaggTGCTGATAAATGTCCTGTGGACCATACCACCCGGCAAGCATGGCTAGCTGAAAACCCTTCTACGCCTCACCCTTTCCAATCTTCATCGCCGTCTTTGGATGGtagaaatagaaaagaagagaactTGAGCAAGTCTAGGGATGTGTCTTCTATCCCTCGAGGAACTTCTCAGCCTGCGTCTCCGTCAACCTCTTACACCACCGAAGCAGGCCATGCCCAACCTGGAA is a window encoding:
- a CDS encoding mitochondrial import inner membrane translocase subunit TIM9, yielding MDFSQFNGAEQSHMTKVIEKKQMQDFMRLYSGLVERCFNACAQDFTTKALSTNESTCVQNCTDKFLKHSERVGARFAEHNAEQMQGK